From a region of the Streptacidiphilus albus JL83 genome:
- a CDS encoding ATP-binding protein, with the protein MHRFIGRGRELRVLTGALDDVRSAVGSAAQPGQCLLMRGRRRVGKSTLVEEFLRQAEVPHLFFTAGGGPAADELAELGEAVATSTLPDKSLFAEEAPDQWNAAFRLLAEILPDDSPSVVVIDEVPYLMERIDAFEGMLQRAWDRLLSRKPVLLLLVGSDLSMMKALNSYDRPFHQRGREIVVGPLNPADLSEMLELEPADAFDAALITGGLPLICREWPPGATMWEFLGTALDNPISALLVSAERSLAAEFPPQAMGGEVLRAIGTGERTFTNIARAAGGIAHSTLTRAADLLIDKHVVAAELPVSLHPSKERRYRVADPYLRFWLAFLDPHMAEIERMRGDLTLARIRERWTSWRGRAIEPLIREALARVLPDGVMPAAPVVGGYWTRSNDVEIDLVGADREPVAKQLLFLGSIKWLETSPFDAHDLASLHKHRAALTDEPIPLVAVSRSGVSCSGLRATYGPEDLLSAWRPRRA; encoded by the coding sequence ATGCATCGGTTCATCGGCCGAGGCCGGGAGCTGCGAGTCCTGACGGGCGCGCTCGATGATGTACGCAGTGCTGTGGGCAGCGCCGCTCAGCCCGGACAGTGCCTGCTCATGCGCGGGCGGCGGCGGGTCGGGAAGTCCACCCTGGTCGAGGAGTTCCTGCGACAGGCAGAAGTCCCCCATCTGTTCTTCACCGCCGGGGGCGGCCCCGCCGCCGACGAACTGGCGGAACTGGGGGAGGCGGTCGCCACTTCCACCCTGCCGGACAAGTCCCTCTTCGCAGAGGAGGCACCGGATCAGTGGAACGCGGCCTTCCGGCTTCTGGCGGAAATCCTGCCGGACGACTCGCCCAGTGTGGTGGTCATCGATGAGGTGCCTTACCTCATGGAACGCATCGACGCCTTCGAGGGCATGCTCCAGCGGGCCTGGGACCGCCTGCTCAGTCGAAAGCCCGTCCTGCTGCTACTGGTCGGCTCGGACCTGTCCATGATGAAGGCGCTCAACAGCTACGACCGGCCGTTCCACCAGCGCGGACGGGAGATCGTCGTGGGACCGCTCAACCCGGCGGACCTCAGTGAGATGCTCGAACTGGAGCCGGCTGACGCTTTCGACGCCGCCCTCATCACCGGCGGCCTCCCGCTGATCTGCCGGGAGTGGCCGCCCGGGGCCACGATGTGGGAATTCCTCGGTACGGCGTTGGACAACCCGATCTCCGCTCTTCTGGTCTCCGCCGAGCGCTCGCTCGCTGCCGAGTTCCCCCCACAGGCCATGGGCGGGGAGGTACTGCGGGCCATCGGAACCGGCGAGCGGACCTTCACCAACATCGCCCGAGCGGCGGGCGGCATCGCCCACTCCACGCTCACCCGAGCGGCAGACCTTCTGATCGACAAGCATGTGGTGGCGGCCGAACTCCCGGTCTCGCTCCATCCCTCGAAGGAGCGCCGCTACCGGGTCGCGGACCCCTACCTCCGCTTCTGGCTGGCGTTCCTCGATCCGCACATGGCTGAGATCGAGCGCATGCGCGGCGACCTCACCTTGGCCCGGATCAGGGAACGATGGACGAGCTGGCGCGGACGCGCCATCGAGCCCCTGATCCGTGAAGCCCTCGCTCGTGTACTGCCGGACGGTGTGATGCCAGCCGCTCCTGTCGTCGGCGGCTACTGGACCCGGAGCAACGACGTCGAGATCGATCTCGTGGGCGCCGACCGCGAGCCCGTGGCCAAACAGCTGTTGTTCCTGGGCTCGATCAAATGGCTGGAGACGTCCCCCTTCGACGCACATGACCTGGCATCCCTGCACAAGCACCGCGCCGCCCTCACCGACGAGCCGATCCCGCTCGTCGCTGTGTCCCGAAGCGGCGTCAGCTGCTCCGGACTCCGGGCAACCTACGGACCCGAGGATCTCCTCAGCGCCTGGCGCCCCCGACGTG